In the Salmo trutta chromosome 33, fSalTru1.1, whole genome shotgun sequence genome, one interval contains:
- the LOC115172897 gene encoding mitochondrial basic amino acids transporter isoform X1: protein MDFILDFAAGCIGGAAGVLVGHPFDTVKVRLQVQSVDRPLYRGTYHCFQSIVRQESMTGLYKGIGSPMMGLTFINAIVFGVQGDAMRRLGHDTPLNQFLAGASAGALQSVICCPMELAKTRMQLQGLGERKSKQKLYKNSLDCLVRIYRKEGFRGINRGMVTTLVRETPGFGIYFLTYDVLTRSLGCEPDDPYMILKLLFAGGMSGIASWISTYPVDVIKSRLQADGVGGHNKYNGIADCVRQSLKREGWRVFTHGLTSTLLRAFPVNATTFATVTLFLMYMRDDESAVKDCELQPAHSSLTVSPQQAQPSSL from the exons ATGGACTTTATATTGGATTTTGCAGCAGGATGCATAGGAG GTGCTGCCGGTGTCTTGGTCGGGCATCCTTTTGACACTGTAAAG GTACGACTCCAAGTTCAGAGTGTGGACAGACCTCTGTACCGCGGCACGTATCACTGCTTCCAGTCTATCGTACGGCAAGAGTCG ATGACGGGTCTGTACAAAGGCATCGGCTCCCCCATGATGGGCCTGACCTTCATCAATGCCATCGTGTTCGGTGTCCAGGGCGATGCCATGCGCAGGCTGGGCCACGACACGCCGCTGAACCAGTTCCTGGCCGGGGCGTCGGCGGGCGCGTTGCAGAGCGTCATTTGCTGCCCCATGGAGCTGGCCAAGACGCGCATGCAGCTGCAGGGGTTGGGCGAGAGGAAGTCCAAGCAGAAGCTGTACAAGAACTCGCTGGACTGCCTGGTGCGCATCTACCGGAAGGAGGGCTTCCGCGGTATCAACCGGGGTATGGTGACCACGCTAGTCCGCGAGACACCAGGTTTCGGGATCTACTTCCTGACCTATGACGTACTGACGCGCTCTCTGGGCTGCGAACCCGATGACCCCTACATGATCCTCAAGTTGCTGTTTGCCGGCGGCATGTCGGGCATCGCCTCGTGGATCTCCACCTACCCTGTGGACGTCATAAAGTCCCGGCTCCAGGCGGACGGCGTGGGCGGCCACAACAAGTACAATGGCATCGCGGACTGTGTGCGTCAGAGCCTGAAGCGGGAGGGCTGGCGGGTGTTCACACACGGCCTCACCTCCACGCTGCTCCGGGCGTTCCCCGTCAACGCCACCACCTTCGCCACCGTGACTCTGTTCCTCATGTACATGCGAGACGATGAGAGCGCCGTCAAAGACTGCGAGCTCCAGCCTGCCCACTCCTCGCTCACTGTGAGCCCACAGCAGGCCCAGCCCTCAAGCTTGTGA
- the LOC115172897 gene encoding mitochondrial basic amino acids transporter isoform X2, with protein MTGLYKGIGSPMMGLTFINAIVFGVQGDAMRRLGHDTPLNQFLAGASAGALQSVICCPMELAKTRMQLQGLGERKSKQKLYKNSLDCLVRIYRKEGFRGINRGMVTTLVRETPGFGIYFLTYDVLTRSLGCEPDDPYMILKLLFAGGMSGIASWISTYPVDVIKSRLQADGVGGHNKYNGIADCVRQSLKREGWRVFTHGLTSTLLRAFPVNATTFATVTLFLMYMRDDESAVKDCELQPAHSSLTVSPQQAQPSSL; from the coding sequence ATGACGGGTCTGTACAAAGGCATCGGCTCCCCCATGATGGGCCTGACCTTCATCAATGCCATCGTGTTCGGTGTCCAGGGCGATGCCATGCGCAGGCTGGGCCACGACACGCCGCTGAACCAGTTCCTGGCCGGGGCGTCGGCGGGCGCGTTGCAGAGCGTCATTTGCTGCCCCATGGAGCTGGCCAAGACGCGCATGCAGCTGCAGGGGTTGGGCGAGAGGAAGTCCAAGCAGAAGCTGTACAAGAACTCGCTGGACTGCCTGGTGCGCATCTACCGGAAGGAGGGCTTCCGCGGTATCAACCGGGGTATGGTGACCACGCTAGTCCGCGAGACACCAGGTTTCGGGATCTACTTCCTGACCTATGACGTACTGACGCGCTCTCTGGGCTGCGAACCCGATGACCCCTACATGATCCTCAAGTTGCTGTTTGCCGGCGGCATGTCGGGCATCGCCTCGTGGATCTCCACCTACCCTGTGGACGTCATAAAGTCCCGGCTCCAGGCGGACGGCGTGGGCGGCCACAACAAGTACAATGGCATCGCGGACTGTGTGCGTCAGAGCCTGAAGCGGGAGGGCTGGCGGGTGTTCACACACGGCCTCACCTCCACGCTGCTCCGGGCGTTCCCCGTCAACGCCACCACCTTCGCCACCGTGACTCTGTTCCTCATGTACATGCGAGACGATGAGAGCGCCGTCAAAGACTGCGAGCTCCAGCCTGCCCACTCCTCGCTCACTGTGAGCCCACAGCAGGCCCAGCCCTCAAGCTTGTGA